Genomic segment of Shewanella sp. OMA3-2:
TGACATTAATTCATTTGACGCTTCCATTGCCTGTAAATCCTCCATTGCCATATTAGGATCTGCTAATCCGGCATTGATTAACTCTTCCCGTTGTTCAACTAAAAACGTTTCTGTTTTAACATCATTTAATAACTTAGCGGCATTACGCTCAGTGATTGATTCAACCGATTCAGATATCGGCGTAAACAACGCGGGTTCAGAACTCGCCTTTGGAGGTGAAGAAAACGAACTTAATGCACCCGATTGCCACCCTAACAAAGCCGCTACAGCAATAGCCATAATGCTTAATAGGACTTTGTTGGAAGGCATATTGGTTTTTTGATCTTCATTCAAAGACGATGAAGATGTGGTTTGGGGTGACTGTTTGGCCACTTTTCTAGCTTGAACATTATCACTAGAGCTTGTTTGTTGAGACATCTGCCTAGCTATACTATCAGTGGATGCAGGCAACGCATCTGCATCTGGGCCCTTGGTTCGTTGGCCAATAAATTGACCGCCATCATATATTTCCATATCGTGGCTCGACACATCAGCCTCAACCACGCCCGTGCTAATAATCACTAATTTATTACAAAACAATTTACCTTTTAGCGTACCGCTTACACGTAATTCTTGGCAATATACCTCGCCGTCAATTATTCCACCAGGCTCTATTTTGACTTCATCACTGGAGCGAATTACGCCAGTTATTTTACCGGCAATTAACGCAGGACCTTGTATATCAATTTCGCCATTGAGCGACATATCTGCCCCAATGTAAGTTACACCCTTGCTTTTATTATTCATTATTCTATCCTTTACAGATTTTTGGGGTGTTGTAAATCTACCTTAAACTAAACATAAACGCGACCCATGATACTGAGTTATACTAATGCCGTTTACCCCTTTGAATCACGTTATGACATTATCGCCCCTTTCACAGTACCAAGTGTTAAGCCAAATAAACTTACAGCCTGATGAAGCTCAATCGGTGGCTTTACAAGCACTAGACTCACTTTATTATCAATTAGGTTCTTCAAGCCAT
This window contains:
- a CDS encoding bactofilin family protein; its protein translation is MNNKSKGVTYIGADMSLNGEIDIQGPALIAGKITGVIRSSDEVKIEPGGIIDGEVYCQELRVSGTLKGKLFCNKLVIISTGVVEADVSSHDMEIYDGGQFIGQRTKGPDADALPASTDSIARQMSQQTSSSDNVQARKVAKQSPQTTSSSSLNEDQKTNMPSNKVLLSIMAIAVAALLGWQSGALSSFSSPPKASSEPALFTPISESVESITERNAAKLLNDVKTETFLVEQREELINAGLADPNMAMEDLQAMEASNELMSDNIETSSEESVKELVGVEDKIAAKVNAITDAVNKTQTDK